A genomic window from Solanum dulcamara chromosome 11, daSolDulc1.2, whole genome shotgun sequence includes:
- the LOC129872290 gene encoding uncharacterized protein LOC129872290 isoform X2, giving the protein MANHGGVGSKFVSVNLNKSYGQSPHHDNKSYSGSYGQAAGLGRGRSGSGGGGLVVLSRHRSTQKIGPKLSVPPPLNLPSLRKEHEKFDLSGSGGGISGGGGQGSGPRPSSSGMGWTKPAAVALQEKDVNTDGHVVDGLDHTGHGIDGTNQVSASYMPPSARVSGIGAAVIGPAKSFPLTVEKVSVLRGEDFPSLQAAMPVSSGQANKQKDCLSQKQKQVSGEGSSDEQRDSYNMSSGVDMRPHGHSSRHAPGNGLAENGYESHGLSSARRGDQPRKQEDFFPGPLPLLRLNPRFDWADDERDTGHVFADRARDIGISKVDNYWDRDFDMPRASVLPHKAVHNQYERRAPRDTLNGNGFSTDQRGDSYSRDLRIPSREGRETSTWRNSIHSRDGNVPDVANNRNAVSSGGSVVNKDFGEDNKYVPPYFGDTARDGSFTGSRDYSYGRKDMGLVTDGKQRWNHATESSNSRGVERMTQDRLGSELSSRYRRDGFQNKAGSKSSFSSVGKSLPLGDPVLNVGREKHVSRGERPYREDPYLKEFESTGFDERDLFSGGHAGVFKRKKDVVKQTDFYDPVRESFEAELERVQKMQELERQRVMEEQERALEQARIEEEERQRLIREEEERRIKLEEEARETAWRAEQERLDAVRRAEEQRIAREEEKRRIFMEEERRKQAAKQKLLELEAKIAKRQTEVTKTDTLIVTTDDKISAMSKEIDVSGASDVDNWDESERMVERLTTSASFDTAVLSRSSDVSSQHYSYRGSFTNFPDRGRPINSCRGDVFENGSSSSMHLRDQDIDHHSPRREVSAGGRAAPRKDLSGSAGYLASGNFAKGGREGFTDEFVHQQEHRWNVSMGADPFIRNRDMDTEFNDNLADRYGDVGWGQARSRGNTRFPYPDRLYQNSEADEPYSYGKSRYAVRQPRVLPPPSLSTMQRTFRGMNDHPGSSNLVDNESHYPHPRGGESTRQTGYFGGHPSELVASQEENTLAEDTKLNKDMTPRCDSQSSLSVTSPQNSPPHLSHDELDESGDSPSESVAAEGNNVSLSGYECTLLNDNSAKDAMKMASSSLSAMEEEDWNVEDNGELQQQEEYDEDDDGYREEDEVREADDENLDLNQEFEDLQIGEGESSHNLDNLVLGFDEGVEVAIPSDDFERNSRNEESVFDRPETSEGGSINGVQVDENCLHPVQGPPGASLDSSSNRVQEAEKIMQESEFRLSAEPHTPAASHLLTSIDAYCGSSLCAQQTFSSVGTPSSVGQTSVSSLTSSSQPDLPVKLQFGLFSGPSLIPSPVPAIQIGSIQMPLHLHPPVGPSLAHIHPSQPPIFQFGQLRYSSTVSQGILPITAQSMSFGQSNVQALYNTNQNSGGSMPPQLSQDASTSSLVKVNVQSLSANQGHGFLVKPHGSKPVQGSAESKALMANIAGIAGASDIKLISELDIQVEAKGLNNADRHVQPSKEKGSDGNPSCALPSIQLVSNERNSAGGRAQGQAYSNKGKRFTYAVKSSNSRSSFPSSDGPFSESSRFQRRPRRTVQRTEFRIRENSDSRQSSSTGFSNDSGHGDKLNQGGRTATAVLARSGLKRGSFSSKLLKQNVELDSKSANVDSQEIDSSIKPGKDDGRASLHKNQNISHTGEGNLKMNISEEDVDAPLQSGVVRVFKQPGIEAPSDEDDFIEVRSKRQMLNDRREQREKEIKAKSRVSKPPRKPRTTRQSSAISTSPNKIPVSVGGEISNKSNYLDIIASEAQVSAYKDVSTGFTAVVLQPLAPIGTPAGINGSHADKQFHTAKSHQTTSVGGVSAGGDDLEPGLMFESKKNTENVTSSPLNSWGSGQINQQSQLEEAMNPARFEAHAASVGAHSSAVTEPILPSSSILTKDKSFSSAASPINSLLAGEKIQFGAVTSPTVLHTSSRVVSHGIGAPGSNRSEVQISRNISPDESDCTLFFDKDKLANDPCVNVQDSEAEAEAAASAVAVAAISSDEIVGNGLGSAISETKTFEGDQQLSSQSRAEESLSVSLPADLNVETPPISLWPSLPSPQNSSSQILSHFPGGPPSHFPFYEMNPMLGGPIFAFGPHKESGGSQSQSQKATVSSSGPLGAWQQCHSTLDSFYGHPAGFTGPFISPPGGIPGVQGPPHMVVYNHFAPVGQYGQVGLSFMGTTYLPSGKQPDWKHTPSSSAMGITEVDMNNVNMAGSQRNLSNMPATVQHLGPASPIMPIASPLAMFDVSPFQSSPEMPVQARWSHVPASPLHSVPISHPSQQQAEGALPPKFGHSHSVDKSLNTNRFLEPHPPEASDGTPSFTVATVANAAQFPVEIGLGDSSKSGATGGSAQSQASQSSTGCANADTGKIDALRNGVSNSGKDQGVSGYKTQSQQKNAPAQQSQTAGYNYHRGGGMSQRNMAGNDWSHRRMGFQGRNQSLGAVPSTKVKQIYVAKQTLSGTKTTG; this is encoded by the exons ATGGCCAATCATGGCGGTGTCGGGAGCAAATTCGTGTCTGTGAATTTGAATAAATCATATGGACAGTCTCCTCATCATGATAATAAATCTTATAGTGGTTCTTATGGCCAGGCCGCCGGTCTGGGCCGTGGGCGGTCTGGTAGTGGGGGTGGCGGTCTGGTTGTTTTGTCACGGCATCGAAGTACTCAGAAAATTGGGCCGAAATTATCTGTTCCACCCCCCTTGAATTTGCCTTCACTGAGGAAAGAGCATGAGAAATTTGATTTATCAGGATCCGGTGGTGGGATATCAGGAGGTGGTGGTCAAGGAAGTGGGCCGAGGCCATCATCTTCTGGTATGGGTTGGACTAAGCCTGCTGCTGTTGCATTGCAAGAGAAAGATGTAAATACTGATGGTCATGTTGTTGATGGCTTGGATCATACTGGGCATGGTATTGATGGCACCAACCAGGTCAGTGCATCCTATATGCCCCCTTCAGCTCGTGTAAGTGGAATTGGAGCTGCAGTTATTGGTCCTGCAAAATCATTTCCTTTGACAGTTGAGAAAGTCTCAGTTTTGAGAGGTGAGGATTTTCCTTCTCTTCAAGCTGCGATGCCTGTCTCTTCTGGACAGGCAAACAAGCAAAAGGATTGTTTGAGTCAAAAGCAGAAGCAGGTATCTGGTGAAGGGTCATCTGATGAACAAAGAGACAGTTACAACATGAGTTCGGGGGTTGATATGCGTCCTCATGGGCACTCTTCGCGTCATGCTCCTGGAAATGGCCTGGCAGAAAATGGGTATGAAAGTCATGGTTTGAGCAGTGCTCGCAGGGGAGATCAACCTCGGAAGCAGGAAGATTTCTTTCCGGGGCCTCTTCCATTACTGCGGTTGAATCCCAGATTTGATTGGGCTGATGATGAACGTGACACTGGACATGTATTTGCAGATAGGGCCAGAGATATTGGTATTTCAAAAGTTGATAATTATTGGGATAGGGATTTTGACATGCCTCGAGCTAGTGTTTTACCCCATAAAGCTGTTCATAACCAATATGAAAGGAGGGCTCCTAGAGATACCCTGAATGGGAATGGGTTTTCCACTGACCAGAGAGGTGACAGTTATAGCAGGGATCTGAGAATACCTAGTAGAGAAGGTAGGGAAACAAGCACATGGAGGAACTCAATTCATTCTAGAGATGGTAATGTTCCAGATGTTGCAAACAACAGAAATGCTGTTAGCTCGGGTGGATCTGTTGTTAACAAAGATTTTGGGGAAGATAACAAATATGTTCCGCCATATTTTGGGGACACCGCTCGTGATGGAAGTTTTACTGGAAGTCGGGATTATTCATATGGAAGGAAGGACATGGGTCTTGTTACTGATGGCAAACAACGCTGGAATCATGCAACAGAATCATCCAACAGTCGAGGGGTTGAGCGCATGACTCAAGATCGCCTTGGTAGTGAACTTTCCAGCAGATACAGGCGTGATGGATTTCAGAACAAGGCTGGGTCAAAATCTTCGTTCTCATCTGTTGGGAAATCACTGCCTCTTGGTGACCCTGTTTTGAATGTCGGCAGGGAGAAACATGTTTCAAGGGGCGAAAGGCCATACAGAGAGGATCCATATCTGAAAGAATTCGAATCTACAGGATTTGATGAAAGGGATCTTTTTTCTGGAGGACATGCTGGGGTGTTCAAGAGAAAAAAGGATGTGGTTAAGCAGACTGATTTCTATGACCCTGTCAGAGAATCCTTCGAGGCTGAACTGGAGCGAGTTCAAAAGATGCAAGAGCTTGAGCGACAACGAGTTATGGAAGAACAAGAAAGAGCATTGGAGCAAGCTCGAATAGAGGAAGAGGAGAGGCAGAGACTGATTAGAGAAGAGGAAGAACGTCGGATTAAGTTGGAAGAAGAAGCACGAGAAACTGCTTGGAGGGCAGAGCAAGAGCGGCTTGATGCAGTAAGAAGAGCTGAAGAGCAGAGAATTGCGAGAGAGGAAGAGAAAAGGAGGATATTCATGGAGGAAGAAAGGAGGAAGCAGGCTGCTAAACAAAAACTTttggaattggaggccaagatAGCCAAGAGGCAGACTGAAGTGACAAAAACTGATACCTTAATTGTCACTACTGATGATAAAATATCTGCCATGAGCAAGGAAATTGATGTTTCAGGGGCATCTGATGTGGATAATTGGGATGAGAGTGAAAGAATGGTGGAACGGTTAACAACTTCAGCATCTTTTGACACAGCCGTCTTAAGCAGATCTTCTGATGTAAGTTCCCAGCACTATTCCTATCGAGGGAGTTTCACAAATTTTCCAGACAGAGGAAGACCTATTAATTCATGTAGAGGGGATGTATTTGAGAATGGAAGCAGCTCATCAATGCATCTACGAGACCAAGATATTGATCATCATAGTCCAAGAAGGGAGGTATCTGCTGGAGGCAGAGCAGCCCCCCGGAAAGATTTATCAGGATCAGCTGGATATTTGGCTTCTGGGAATTTTGCCAAAGGTGGACGAGAAGGATTTACAGATGAATTTGTCCATCAGCAAGAGCATAGGTGGAACGTATCTATGGGGGCTGATCCATTCATCAGGAACAGGGACATGGACACAGAATTTAATGATAATCTTGCTGATAGGTATGGTGATGTTGGTTGGGGGCAAGCTCGTTCTCGTGGCAATACTCGCTTCCCTTACCCAGATCGGCTATATCAAAATTCTGAAGCGGATGAACCTTATTCCTATGGTAAGTCAAGGTATGCTGTGAGACAGCCACGGGTACTTCCTCCACCTTCACTCTCTACTATGCAGAGAACTTTTAGGGGTATGAATGATCACCCTGGTTCATCAAACCTTGTTGACAATGAAAGCCATTATCCTCATCCTCGGGGAGGTGAATCTACAAGGCAGACAGGCTATTTTGGTGGCCATCCATCTGAACTGGTTGCTTCCCAGGAGGAGAACACTCTTGCAGAAGACACAAAACTGAATAAAGATATGACCCCGAGATGTGATTCACAATCTTCTCTATCTGTCACAAGCCCCCAAAACTCTCCTCCTCATCTCTCTCATGATGAGTTGGATGAATCTGGGGATTCTCCTTCAGAATCTGTTGCAGCCGAAGGTAATAATGTAAGTCTCTCTGGATATGAATGCACTCTCTTAAATGATAATTCTGCAAAGGATGCCATGAAGATGGCTTCCAGCTCTCTCTCCGCCATGGAGGAGGAAGACTGGAATGTGGAAGATAATGGTGAATTGCAGCAGCAAGAAGAGTATGATGAGGATGATGATGGTTATAGGGAAGAAGATGAAGTGCGTGAAGCAGATGATGAGAATCTTGATCTGAACCAAGAATTTGAAGATCTGCAAATAGGTGAGGGAGAATCATCTCACAATCTAGATAACTTGGTTTTGGGCTTTGATGAGGGTGTTGAAGTTGCAATACCTAGTGACGATTTCGAGAGGAATTCAAGGAATGAAGAAAGTGTATTTGATAGACCTGAAACCTCTGAAGGTGGATCTATAAATGGGGTTCAAGTTGATGAAAATTGCCTTCATCCTGTTCAAGGGCCCCCTGGGGCAAGTTTGGATAGCTCCTCTAACAGGGTCCAAGAAGCTGAAAAAATTATGCAAGAATCTGAGTTTAGACTGAGTGCTGAACCTCACACTCCAGCAGCGTCACATCTATTGACTAGTATTGATGCTTATTGTGGTTCTAGCCTATGTGCTCAGCAAACTTTCTCATCTGTTGGCACCCCATCTTCTGTTGGTCAGACTAGTGTGTCAAGTTTAACGTCTTCTAGTCAACCTGATTTACCTGTTAAGCTTCAGTTTGGGCTGTTTTCTGGTCCTTCTTTGATACCTTCTCCGGTACCAGCCATCCAAATTGGTTCCATTCAAATGCCTCTTCATCTCCATCCACCAGTTGGTCCATCCCTTGCTCATATACATCCATCACAGCCTCCTATCTTCCAATTTGGTCAGCTCAGGTATTCATCTACTGTCTCACAAGGGATTCTGCCAATCACTGCTCAGTCGATGTCTTTTGGTCAGTCCAATGTGCAGGCTCTTTACAATACCAATCAAAACTCTGGAGGTTCTATGCCTCCCCAACTTTCTCAAGATGCTTCTACTTCTAGTCTGGTGAAAGTCAATGTTCAATCTCTTTCAGCAAATCAGGGACATGGTTTTCTAGTGAAACCTCATGGCAGTAAGCCGGTACAAGGAAGTGCAGAAAGCAAAGCTCTTATGGCCAACATTGCTGGGATTGCTGGTGCTAGTGATATAAAACTTATCTCGGAGTTAGATATCCAAGTTGAAGCTAAGGGCTTGAATAATGCAGATAGGCATGTGCAGCCATCTAAGGAGAAGGGATCTGATGGCAACCCGTCCTGTGCTTTGCCATCAATTCAGTTAGTTTCTAATGAGAGAAATTCTGCTGGGGGCAGGGCGCAAGGCCAAGCATACAGCAACAAGGGGAAAAGATTCACTTATGCTGTAAAAAGTTCTAATTCGAGGTCATCTTTCCCAAGTTCTGATGGTCCTTTTTCTGAGTCAAGTAGATTTCAGAGACGACCTCGTCGGACAGTTCAGCGAACTGAATTTCGAATCCGCGAAAATTCAGATAGCAGGCAATCATCCAGCACTGGTTTTTCTAATGACTCTGGTCATGGTGATAAGTTAAATCAGGGTGGGAGAACTGCCACAGCGGTTCTGGCAAGAAGTGGATTAAAGAGAGGATCCTTTTCTAGTAAGCTACTGAAGCAAAATGTGGAGTTAGATTCTAAGTCAGCAAATGTTGATTCTCAGGAGATTGACTCTAGTATCAAGCCAGGCAAAGATGACGGAAGGGCATCTCTGCACAAAAATCAGAATATTTCTCACACTGGCGAGGGAAACCTAAAAATGAACATATCTGAGGAGGATGTTGATGCTCCATTGCAAAGTGGTGTTGTACGTGTTTTTAAACAGCCTGGCATAGAAGCACCCAGCGATGAAGATGACTTTATTGAAGTCAGGTCTAAGAGGCAAATGCTGAATGATCGGCGAgaacaaagagaaaaagaaatcaAGGCGAAATCCCGTGTTTCTAAG CCTCCACGCAAACCTCGGACGACCAGACAAAGTAGTGCAATTTCAACTAGCCCAAATAAAATTCCGGTATCTGTGGGTGGAGAAATATCAAATAAGAGTAATTATTTAGATATTATTGCTTCAGAGGCGCAAGTATCTGCTTATAAGGATGTGTCCACTGGATTTACTGCTGTGGTATTGCAGCCACTGGCTCCAATTGGAACGCCTGCAGGGATCAATGGATCTCATGCTGATAAACAATTTCATACGGCAAA GTCGCACCAAACCACCTCAGTTGGTGGTGTTTCTGCTGGTGGAGATGACCTTGAACCAGGCTTGATGTTTGAGAGCAAGAAAAATACAGAGAATGTAACATCATCACCTCTAAACTCTTGGGGTAGTGGACAGATCAATCAACAG AGCCAACTTGAAGAGGCTATGAACCCTGCTAGGTTCGAAGCACATGCGGCTTCTGTTGGAGCTCACAGTAGTGCAGTCACTGAGCCCATCTTACCATCATCATCCATCTTAACAAAGGACAAATCTTTTTCTTCTGCTGCAAGTCCAATTAACTCCCTGCTTGCTGGCGAGAAAATTCAATTTG GTGCTGTTACATCCCCAACGGTTCTTCATACTAGTAGTCGTGTTGTTTCACATGGGATTGGAGCTCCAGGGTCTAATCGATCTGAAGTACAAATTTCCCGTAATATTTCTCCAGATGAAAGTGATTGTACCCTTTTCTTTGACAAAGATAAACTTGCAAATGATCCATGCGTAAATGTACAAGATTCTGAGGCTGAAGCTGAAGCAGCTGCTTCTGCTGTTGCTGTAGCAGCTATCAGCAGTGATGAAATTGTCGGGAATGGACTGGGCTCTGCCATTTCAGAAACTAAAACTTTTGAAG GTGATCAGCAATTGAGCAGCCAATCAAGGGCAGAAGAGTCTCTTAGTGTATCTCTTCCTGCTGATCTCAATGTTGAAACTCCTCCGATATCATTGTGGCCGTCCCTGCCAAGTCCCCAGAATTCTTCGAGCCAAATCCTATCTCATTTTCCTGGTGGCCCGCCGTCACATTTTCCTTTCTATGAGATGAATCCCATGTTGGGTGGTCCTATTTTTGCCTTCGGTCCACATAAAGAGTCGGGTGGCTCCCAATCACAGTCACAGAAAGCTACTGTGTCTAGCTCAGGTCCACTTGGTGCATGGCAACAATGCCATTCTACGCTGGACTCATTCTACGGTCATCCAGCAGGGTTCACTGGCCCTTTCATAAGCCCACCTGGAGGTATCCCTGGGGTCCAAGGTCCGCCGCACATGGTAGTCTATAATCATTTTGCTCCAGTTGGACAGTATGGCCAGGTTGGATTAAGCTTTATGGGTACCACTTATTTACCTTCTGGAAAGCAGCCTGATTGGAAGCACACACCCTCATCCTCCGCAATGGGTATTACCGAGGTGGATATGAATAATGTAAATATGGCTGGTTCTCAGCGGAATTTATCAAATATGCCTGCTACCGTCCAGCACCTTGGCCCTGCTTCACCAATTATGCCCATAGCTTCTCCTCTGGCCATGTTTGATGTGTCTCCTTTCCAG TCTTCACCTGAAATGCCAGTCCAAGCTCGCTGGTCTCATGTCCCTGCATCGCCTCTTCATTCTGTTCCCATTTCTCACCCCTCGCAGCAGCAAGCTGAAGGTGCATTGCCTCCTAAATTTGGACACAGTCATTCTGTTGATAAGTCATTGAATACCAATAGGTTCTTGGAACCTCATCCTCCAGAAGCCTCTGATGGTACCCCAAGTTTTACTGTTGCGACAGTTGCCAATGCAGCTCAGTTTCCTGTTGAAATTGGTCTTGGAGATTCCTCCAAATCGGGGGCTACTGGTGGTTCTGCTCAGAGTCAGGCCAGTCAAAGCTCCACTGGATGTGCCAATGCAGATACTGGCAAAATTGATGCTCTCAGAAATGGTGTCAGCAACAGCGGTAAAGATCAAGGTGTCAGTGGTTACAAAACCCAGAGCCAGCAGAAGAATGCCCCTGCTCAGCAGAGTCAAACTGCAGGCTACAACTATCACAGGGGTGGTGGAATGTCTCAGAGAAATATGGCTGGAAATGACTGGTCCCATCGCAGAATGGGTTTCCAGGGCAGAAATCAGTCTTTGGGCGCGGTTCCATCTACTAAGGTGAAACAAATATACGTGGCTAAGCAAACCCTTAGTGGGACAAAAACCACTGGATGA